The nucleotide window GCCCCGTCCCGGGGCGATAAAACCTTCGCGGCAGGATGCCGCTCCTACAATACATCCCACCCCGTAGGAGCCCCTTCCAGGGGCAATCAAACCATCGCGGCGAGCACCCAGAGGGCATACTAATACCGCTCCTACAATACATACCATCCCGTAGGAGCCCCTTCCAGGGGCGATAAAACCATCGCGGCGAGCACCCAGAGGGCGATCAAACACCCCTTAAACCCAAACCGCATCCCACAACGAATACTCTCTGTAACTTTTCACTAACCCTGCCCTAACCGGATTCATAACCATATAACGCGCGATCTCCGTTAAATCCTCTTCATTCCTGATAGCATGATCATGAAAACCTTTTTGCCAGATATGCCCCGACTGCCCCAGTCTTTTATTGATCTCTTTAGCTGAAAATGATTTGAGAGAATGGATTAAATGCTCAAGTGAACCATTACGTAGTTCCACCAGCCAGTGAACATGATCAGGCATGATTACATACGCAAGCGTCTCAACGTTATCGGCCATAAAAACCATTGAACGTATAACAACTCGTCCACAATAGAGATCTGTAAAGATAGGTTTACGCTGACAGGTTACAAACGTAACCAGATAGATCCGACCAGGCTCAGAAAACCGGCCTTTTCGCAGAGCAGATGAATTCCCTTTCATCTTTGATTCCTTTTCCTAACATTATTGGTGTGAGGGCCCTTTCAGGGGCGATATAATCATCGCGGTGGGACACCACTCCGACAATACATCCCACCCCGTAGGAGCCCCTTCCAGGGGCGATCAAACCATCACGGCGGGACGCCGCTCCTACAATACATACCCAACCCCGTAGGAGCCCCTTCCAAGGGCGATAAAACCATCGCGGCGGGACGCCGCTCCTACAATACATTCCACCCCGTAGGAGCCCCTTCCAGGGGCGATAAAACCTTCGCGGCGGGACGCCGCTCCTACAATACATACCCAACCCCGTAGGAGCCCCTTCCAGGGGCGATAAAACCATCGCGGCGGGACGCCGCTCCTACAATACATCCCACCCCGTAGGAGCCCCTTCCAGGGGCGATCAAACCATCGCGGCGGGACGCCGTTCCTACAAATACATCCCACTCCTTAGGAGCCCCTTCCAGGGGCGATAAAACCTTCGCGGCGGGACGCCGCTCCTACAATACATACCTCCCCCCGTAGGAGCCCCTTCCAGGGGCGATAAAACCTTCGCGGCGGGACGCCGCTCCTACAATACATACCTCCCCCCGTAGGAGCCCCTTCCAGGGGCGATAAAACCATCGCGGCAGAATGCCGCTCCTACTCAGCGCTTACCTATACCCCTCTGGATTATTGATCTGCCAGCGCCAGTGATCTTCAACCATCCGTTTAAGATCATACTTCGCAATCCAACCCAGTGCCCCCTGACTGAACGACGGATCAGCATAGCATTCTGCAATATCACCCGCGCGCCGCGCAACAATCTGATACGGAATCTCCCGCTCGGAGGCACAGGCAAACGCCTTTACGACCTCAAGCACTGAATAGCCATTGCCTGTGCCTAAGTTATACGCCCTGCAATCATGTTGCGGATTCAGGGCAGCTAACGCACACAGGTGCCCGGCCGCCAGGTCTTCTACATGGATATAATCACGCACACCGGTACCATCAACCGTTGGATAATCCCCGCCAAACACACTTAGTTTTTCACGTTTACCGACGGCAACCTGGGCGACAAACGGCATCAGGTTATTGGGAATACCCGCAGGATCTTCACCCATCAGACCACTCGTGTGAGCCCCCACCGGATTGAAATAACGCAACAGGGATATCTGCCATGCACTATCTGACACAGCCAGATCCCTGAGGATATTTTCAATCATCAGCTTCGACTGACCATAGGGGTTGGTGGCTGACAGAGGGAAGTCTTCACGGATGGGAACCGAAGCCGGGTCGCCATAAACCGTCGCCGATGAACTAAACACAATACGCTTGCAGCCATTGCTGGCCATCACATCAAAAAGGGTCAACGAGCCTTCGACATTGTTCTGATAATAGCGCAGAGGCTGAGCAACCGACTCCCCTACCGCTTTTAATCCCGCAAAGTGGATAACCGACTCAATAGCATACTCAGAAAAAACCGTATTCAGACACACCCGGTCACGGATATCCCCTTCCACAAAAACCGGGCGTTTTCCGGTGATCTGTTCGACCCGGTTAAAGACCTCAGGATGGCTGTTACACAGGTTATCAAGCACGACAACCTCATAGCCCGCCTCAAGTAACATAACAACGGTATGAGACCCAATGTAGCCAGCCCCGCCCGTAACCAGAATTGCCATATAAAATCAGTCCTTAATTGATGAATATGTTAGACGTCCCCGCCGTTTCTCAGGTTTATCGCCCCGGGACGGGGCTCCCACAAGGGCAACTACTCCTGCCCCCGGGCACCCAGAGGGCATGCTAAAGGGGCTCCTACAATACATTAAACCCCGTACCCGGGGCGATGGCTTTATAGCCGCGAGGAGCACCTCCTACAGCGGCTTCTTTTTCGGACCCGGACAAGCGCAGCGATCGGACAGCGAACCTCGGCTTTCAACCCCACTTATCCGACTTTTCAGCGCAGACAATAAAGAATGGATTCAACAGCGTGTTCGGGCGGGTATTGTACAGCAGCGGTGTCAGCTCAGGGTATTGCAGAACCAGACCTCCGGCTGCACTGACCACAGCATGTGCCGCAGCAGTATCCCATTCACTGGTTAATCCCAGACGCGGATAAAGATCAGCGGCGCCCTCGGCAACCAGACACAGTTTCAGAGAACTGCCCATGGAAACCACTTCGGTATCCGGCAGCCCCTTAACAAACGCTTTGAATTCATCAGTCTGATGTGAACGGCTTCCCACTACACGCCAGACGGCACCTTCAGCGGGAATAGCAGACACCTTGATTGACTCAACCTGTCCAGCGGACTCTTTAAACGCCCCGTCAGCATCACCCCAATACGTAACATCCAGTGCCGGCGCATAAACAACACCAAACACAGCTTTACCCTGATCGATCAGGGCAATATTGACGGTAAACTCGTCGTTCTTCTTGATAAACTCTTTGGTTCCATCGAGCGGATCAATCAGCCAGTATCGCTGCCATGACATACGCTCCAGATGTTCATCAGCATCGGACTCCTCAGATAAAACCGGAATCTGAGGCGTCAGTCGTTTAAGCCCGTCAACAATACAATGGTGAGAGGCTAAATCAGCTTCCGTCAGCGGACTTTCATCCTGCTTTTCATACACAGCAAAATCACGTTGATAGATCGCCATGATTGCAGCGCCCGCGTGTTTAGCCAGATCGATAATATCTTGATTATTGAACATGATGTCCTTCTCACTTTGCAAAAGTTAAAACTTAAAAATGCCAGATCTGCGGAATCAGAAACAGTGACACCACCGCAACGGTTATACTAAGCGGTATACCTAACCGGGCATAATCTGTAAAACGATACCCTCCCGGACCATACACCATCAAATTAGTCTGATAGCCCAGGGGGGTTATAAAGCTGGCAGAAGCCGCAAACATAATCGCGATAATAAACGGCATATAGCTAACCCCCAACTGCTCCGCTAACGCCATAGCGATCGGGAACATCAGCACTGCGGCAGCATTGTTAGTAATCAGTTCCGTAAATATAACCGTTATAAGATAGATCAGTATCAATGCCTGCCAGGGAGTGATGCCATCAGAAAACAGCAACCCGTCTGCAATAAGGCGGGCATTGCCCGTTTTCACCATGGCCGCGCCGAGTGCAAAAGAGGACGCGATCACCATCAGCACAGATAAATCGACGTTCCGACGGGCTTTGGATACGGATACACACCGGCTCGCCAGCATAATCCCCGCAGCCATAAAGGAGGCTTCAAGAATTGATAACAAGCCCGTTGCACTGACCAGCACCATCAACAGCAGCGTCCCGATGGCAACAGGCGCCCGGGCAAAATCGGGAGGGGTCGATTCATTCAGCGCACTCACCAACAGAAAGTCTCTTCGGGAGCGATACTGACTGACAAAATCATCACTGGCTTCCAGTAATAGCGTATCGCCCATCTGCAGCTGGATATCACCGATCTTGCCGTCCAGACGCTGACCCTGCCGACACACAGATAAGATTGCCGCCCGGAAGCGACTGCGAAAGCGGGACTCTCTCACGGTCTGATCCAGCCCGAAAAACTCAGGACCAATCACCGCCTCAACCAGGCAGCGCTCCTGCAACGCGATCCCCAGGTTTTCCAGACCATCACCAGAGGGCAGCAACCCCCGTATCCCGCGAAGCTCATGCGCACTTTCAGCGGCACCAACAAACACCAGCACATCATCCGCTTCGAGCACAACATCGGGAGAAACCGCCGTGATTAACTGCCCGCGCCGTCTGATATCAATAAGATATCCATACGTCAGGTGCCGCAAGCCCGCCTGAGCAACGGTTTTTCCGACAATAGGGCCGGCTGGACTAACAACCAGCTCAACCACATATTCCCGGGCCAATTCAAGCTGCTCAACGACACCTTTCCGGTCGGGTAGTAAAACAGGCGCTAATAAGACAATCAGTCCCCCCGCGATGAACAACACCGGAACCCCGACCCAAGCCAGATCAAACATTCCCAGGGCAACGCCGGTCTCAGCCTGAAGCAGCCCATCCACCACCAGGTTGGTACTCGTGCCGATAAGGGTGCAGGTCCCGCCAAGAATGGCGGCATAACTCAAGGGTAGAAGCAGTTTAGAAACGGGGATCTTGATCCTGCGGGCCCAGTCCTGAACTGCCGGAATAAACATGGCGACGACAGCGGTATTGTTCATGAAAGCACTGAGTAGCGAGGTTGGGATAACCACCCGGAGCAGTGAACGTTTTTCACTCTCGGGCAAGCCAAGTAAAAGCTGACCAGCCCAGCGCACCGCCCCCGTCTCTTTCAGCCCGGCAGCGACCACATAAAAAGCAGCAATGGTAATCACTCCCGGGTTTGAAAAACCCACCAGCGCTTCTGCAGGCGTCAGTATTTTGAAGATGATTAAAACACCCATGGCCGCCATGAGAACCATATCTGCTGCAATATGGCTAAAAACCAGCAATAGCAGTACCGAAATAAGTGTAAAGAGAGTGAGTCCCGCTGAGAATTCCATATTTCGACTTTCTGAGTCCCTGATATTCCACCTGACGAAGCGATCTTCACTCCAGCAAAAATTCAAGACACTATATGTTTAACAGTAAATGTTTGTCAGCATACCGCTAACTTTGTATGATCACAATTCTTATACAGGATATTCAGAATGAGCGGCAAGAAACTTTCTTCAACAGAGCTAAACAAGCTTAGAAAAGAAGCGGTACAGCTTCGGCTCAGTGGAGAAACCCTGTCCGCCATCAAACAAAAAACCGGTCTTTCCAATCCGACCATAATTTCATCCCATAAACGTTTTATAGAGGGTGGTTGGGAAGCGATAAACACCGGAAAAAGAGGTCGGCCTAAAACAGACTCTGAAAGCGACTGCCTTGAGTTTATGCTGTCTGGCCTCCCTTCAGATAATACACTCTGGACCACCCAACAAGTTCAGGACTGGTTCAGAACGCACCAGCATGAACGGTCACTCAAAACGATTAACCGTTATCTGAAAAGCTGGGGCATAATCGCTCCCCCTGAGTCACACAGCACAGACAGCCCCAAAGCGTGGCTGATGCAACATCACCCCGAGCTGAATAGCGCACAAGATGATTCGCGGGAGACAGCACTCAGAAGTCCATCCCCCGAAGGAAAAGTACTCAAGGGAGGCATCGCCACCTTTACCCCGCCAGCAACGAAGTATGGCTCGGTCGCAGGGGGACATTTTATTTATGCACAGGATTTCAGAGGCAAACTCTACTGGCTGGCAACCCCCGACGCCCCCGACAGCAAACTCATTCTTCATTTTCTGCAACGGCTTAGTCATCAGTTTAAATCGGCAGTGACACTGTCCTTCCATAGCGTGCCGCTACAGCGATACACCGATATTCAGCAATGGCTGGCCAGCCAGTCGCAATTAACCCTGTTAACGTACGCAACATCCAGACACAGCAACCCGCCAGTTACCATTCCGGCAGGCGGTGAGAAAGCATTAACTCAGTCATATGTGAGGACCACGATGGCATTAACACATTTACAAAGACTGGAAGCCGAAAGCATACAAATAATGCGTGAAGTCGTTTCCAAAGCCGATAACCCGGTCATGTTATATTCCATCGGCAAGGACAGCGCAGTGATGTTGCACCTGGCGATGAAAGCTTTTCATCCGTCCAAGCCGCCATTTCCTCTGCTGCACGTTGATACCGGCTGGAAATTCCGCGACATGTACACCTTTCGCGATCAACTGGTGAAAGATCTCGGAGTTGAGCTGATCACCTATATGAATCCGGAAGGTCTGGAAA belongs to Amphritea atlantica and includes:
- a CDS encoding transposase, encoding MKGNSSALRKGRFSEPGRIYLVTFVTCQRKPIFTDLYCGRVVIRSMVFMADNVETLAYVIMPDHVHWLVELRNGSLEHLIHSLKSFSAKEINKRLGQSGHIWQKGFHDHAIRNEEDLTEIARYMVMNPVRAGLVKSYREYSLWDAVWV
- the galE gene encoding UDP-glucose 4-epimerase GalE; amino-acid sequence: MAILVTGGAGYIGSHTVVMLLEAGYEVVVLDNLCNSHPEVFNRVEQITGKRPVFVEGDIRDRVCLNTVFSEYAIESVIHFAGLKAVGESVAQPLRYYQNNVEGSLTLFDVMASNGCKRIVFSSSATVYGDPASVPIREDFPLSATNPYGQSKLMIENILRDLAVSDSAWQISLLRYFNPVGAHTSGLMGEDPAGIPNNLMPFVAQVAVGKREKLSVFGGDYPTVDGTGVRDYIHVEDLAAGHLCALAALNPQHDCRAYNLGTGNGYSVLEVVKAFACASEREIPYQIVARRAGDIAECYADPSFSQGALGWIAKYDLKRMVEDHWRWQINNPEGYR
- the cysQ gene encoding 3'(2'),5'-bisphosphate nucleotidase CysQ codes for the protein MFNNQDIIDLAKHAGAAIMAIYQRDFAVYEKQDESPLTEADLASHHCIVDGLKRLTPQIPVLSEESDADEHLERMSWQRYWLIDPLDGTKEFIKKNDEFTVNIALIDQGKAVFGVVYAPALDVTYWGDADGAFKESAGQVESIKVSAIPAEGAVWRVVGSRSHQTDEFKAFVKGLPDTEVVSMGSSLKLCLVAEGAADLYPRLGLTSEWDTAAAHAVVSAAGGLVLQYPELTPLLYNTRPNTLLNPFFIVCAEKSDKWG
- a CDS encoding SLC13 family permease, whose protein sequence is MEFSAGLTLFTLISVLLLLVFSHIAADMVLMAAMGVLIIFKILTPAEALVGFSNPGVITIAAFYVVAAGLKETGAVRWAGQLLLGLPESEKRSLLRVVIPTSLLSAFMNNTAVVAMFIPAVQDWARRIKIPVSKLLLPLSYAAILGGTCTLIGTSTNLVVDGLLQAETGVALGMFDLAWVGVPVLFIAGGLIVLLAPVLLPDRKGVVEQLELAREYVVELVVSPAGPIVGKTVAQAGLRHLTYGYLIDIRRRGQLITAVSPDVVLEADDVLVFVGAAESAHELRGIRGLLPSGDGLENLGIALQERCLVEAVIGPEFFGLDQTVRESRFRSRFRAAILSVCRQGQRLDGKIGDIQLQMGDTLLLEASDDFVSQYRSRRDFLLVSALNESTPPDFARAPVAIGTLLLMVLVSATGLLSILEASFMAAGIMLASRCVSVSKARRNVDLSVLMVIASSFALGAAMVKTGNARLIADGLLFSDGITPWQALILIYLITVIFTELITNNAAAVLMFPIAMALAEQLGVSYMPFIIAIMFAASASFITPLGYQTNLMVYGPGGYRFTDYARLGIPLSITVAVVSLFLIPQIWHF
- the cysD gene encoding sulfate adenylyltransferase subunit CysD yields the protein MSGKKLSSTELNKLRKEAVQLRLSGETLSAIKQKTGLSNPTIISSHKRFIEGGWEAINTGKRGRPKTDSESDCLEFMLSGLPSDNTLWTTQQVQDWFRTHQHERSLKTINRYLKSWGIIAPPESHSTDSPKAWLMQHHPELNSAQDDSRETALRSPSPEGKVLKGGIATFTPPATKYGSVAGGHFIYAQDFRGKLYWLATPDAPDSKLILHFLQRLSHQFKSAVTLSFHSVPLQRYTDIQQWLASQSQLTLLTYATSRHSNPPVTIPAGGEKALTQSYVRTTMALTHLQRLEAESIQIMREVVSKADNPVMLYSIGKDSAVMLHLAMKAFHPSKPPFPLLHVDTGWKFRDMYTFRDQLVKDLGVELITYMNPEGLEKEINPFTHGSSLHTDIMKTEGLKQALNKFKFDVAFGGARRDEEKSRAKERIFSFRTADHRWDPKNQRPELWKNYNANKRPGESIRVFPLSNWTELDIWQYIYLEQIPIVPLYLSAERPVVERDGTLIMVDDERMPLQPNEVPMMKKVRFRTLGCYPLTGAVESEADTLPAIIQEMLLTKTSERQGRMIDHDSAASMEKKKQEGYF